ATTCTGAGCGTTTACAGAAGCGTTATTCAGGTTAAGTAAGTAGGTGAAGTATTAACATAAAAAAGTATATGATGTTAATATCACTTGGTATAACATCAGTTTTGTCCATGAAAGAGTTCAGAAGTTTCCACTTTATGTTACGTCCTGATAAATGATATGGTATCATTACCACTCTAACTGCAGAAGTTGATTTACTTTATCCGAGTCCAATGTTCTCATTAGCCTTTTAAATCTTAATATTTCACAGAATTTTTCCCCCCCAACTCTTCGTATGTGACATGGTTGATGTAATGGACAAACAATTGGAATCACGAGTGGAACgtgcttctttgtatttagtCATATGTGTtcatagaaataaataaaaaatatataaaatcatagagtctgttttttttctttcttacataTGTGttcatctttatatttaaacaaatgtgtcCTGGCTGAAATatcacaaaatgtgtttcatttgcTTTCTTGAGTTTTGTTAGCATTGCCTTCATATTTGTTTACACTTGACTATACTGTGTTTCTGAATACAGAAATGTAGAATGTTTTAAAGTATAACTTGTACAGTAAGTGGTTGAATAAGAAGAGCCTGATGGAGAAATTAGAAGTGCTTTTGTAACCTGgtgatagaatagaatagaattactttattgatcccgaactgggaaattgtggcgttacagcagcaggttgtccaaacacacaatgagttaaaaaaaacacaatattagcaaatctaaacacaatataatattaaatacaaagtaaataagcactaaaaatatcaaaactaagaatgggaatatatacaaccaggatttaacttagcattgctagtctaaaatatgaaagattaaatgtaaatgtacaaaaacagagttgtaaatggacagtattgacatagggagatgtgcaatcagtgatactataagttaaagtgcatgagtgtatacatgttatcagcagagaCTATTCAATATAATGGTGAGTAGACAGACATACATGTGtaacaatttgtttttatttctgttttttcttcctgtagcactttgagattttttgggaaaaatgtaaagtgcgttacaaattaaatgtattattattattattattattgttaattAGATATTGTTATTACATTGTGTTATtacagtttattgttttttttaagtatgtttATGTAAGTctactgtaaaaaacaaaccataatgtaaacagcagatatctgtaaggttaaaaaaaggaaaagaaaatgcttcctttttttaatttaaaaagataaagataaactttattgatccccccgTGGGGCAAAtatgtgcattacagcagctccagaaaaacaggggacgggaatataattattaaaaataaaaatagaatttaaaatcaaatcaaacatatttacatcagttaaataaaataaaaaaaatacaataatggaagattacacagtaactacactggaaagggttattgttattaaaaaaacactgtagcATGAGGTTAATAATAGTTATAATGACATTATACCAGTCAATACTTTTCATCtcataataactttattttaaatcgTAGTTGTGACAATTTCTTTCATAATTCTGACTTGAATCGCAGAGCAAAACAATTGTAAAACCGACGGGACCGAGGCAATCTCAGAACAAACACACCTAAGTCGACTCGCGCAGCATTCTGGGAATTGTAGTAATCTCCCCGATATCAGGCAGGAAACTCTAAATCAGACCAGTCGTCCCATGTCTCGATGTGTTGCAGGTCGGGCGACATTCTTCCCAGCAGACTGCTTTAGATGTTATGACATGTGACCTGCGCAGTTCAGTTCAGGTCCTTTACCTCCTGGAGTGACAGAAAGCAGAGACACCATGGGAGTCGGTGAGTTTGACCATTTCATACAGGCTAGCATGtgaggctaatgttagcaggtTAGGGTTAAGAAAAAGTAACGTTTTGTGGATGGCTTTAAGAGCTTCTAGCTTATGATTATGTGTTATTTCGTTTTCAGTGAGGGAAGTGATAACATGTCAGCGACTGATAAGGTCACCTGTTTCTATAGTGATGCTATAATAAACACAAGACATGTAGGCTAATGATTGTTAGCAGCTTTGAGATCAtgttcccccctctctctctctttctctctctctctcctcagaaaATGTGAGCGTGGTCTTCAAGCTGTACTGCCTGACGGTGATGACCCTGGTGGCTGCCACATACACAGTGGCGCTCAGGTACACGAGGACCATCTCAGCCGGAGACCTGTACTTCTCCACGACTGCAGTGTGCATCACTGAGGTCATCAAGTTAATCCTGAGTCTGGGGATGCTGTCAAAGTAAGTGTTTGAACACACAATAACAAATGAACGTTtagagatacatttttttttattttcttgattatGTTTTACACTACTCATGGCTGCTATTCTTGACCACGAAAAATAGATCCTCAATGTGAGtaatctggttaaataaataaatacacgaATAACCTGAGTCACAATGTGAATAAAGGCGATATCCAGATCGCAATAACCTGCAATTATATATGAGAAGTAAatgtcaaaacatgttttacaacaTCAACTATTGGtcctgggggggagggggggagggggggggaacagGGCTTTCTCCATCgccgctcccaccctctggaactctctcccaaATAACATCCGAGACTCCCCTACACTCACCTCCTTgaagaaatccctcaaaactcacctcttcaacactgcctacaaccactaacccccccccccccccacacacacacacacacacacacacacacacacacacatacacacattactTCTTCAATGTACTGTCctcgtcgttttttgttttgttttatggttttatgtttcgtcaaagcgtctttgagtttttagaaAAGCGCGGTTAAAAAAACCAatgtattattgttattattattattattattaacatgtttgTGTGGTAAAGACATCAGCAAAATGTCGCTTATCatttttattcaacctttattaACGCATTGAGGTCAAGATCCCTtccacaagggtgacctggtttagagggcagcagcacacgtcataataaacattacattacatGATTATACTTGTTTTATGATGCAAAATTCAATCATCCACTCCTATTGCCAATTATATCGCAATCACGATAGCCGTCAAAAATAATTGCAATATGAGTTTTTGACCATATCGTGATGTGCAGCCCTAACAGACACATCACAGCCTGCAGGTAGAGGGACGTCTCTCCCGGTGAAGCATGTGGAATACAACATCCACATGTGTTAGGGCTGCCACCAAAGGCTTGATTATTGATTAACTAACTACTTTCTGGGTTAATGTACTTTTCATTTGGTGTATAAAATGTCAGAAACCAAAGGTCAGAACCGTTTCAAACAGCCTAAGGAGACATCGTCAAGTTGCTAAAGCAGTGAAAATGGcaacttaaaatgttattgCAGAGGTGCTGGTTTACATATGTTAAGacagtggctcagttggtactGTCGTTATCTCTCAATTGGAGGGTCGAGGTTTGGATCCCCTGTTCCTGCAGGTCCTGTGTGCAtgggcaagatacttaaccccgaattgctcccacCGGCGGCGCATAAatgcatatgaatgggattagttacttctgaatGAGTTTGAATgcgtaggtgtgacatgcggtgtaaaagcactttgagtagtcagaagactagaaaaaacgctttacaagctcaagtccattaatcATTTACGACATGGTCATATGGaccttaaaaaacacactttgatgtgttttggcatcaagccttcatcaggAAGTCAAACAGATGAAAAAGAACACTTATCTATTTATAGTGGTACACACACCTacttttaaagatgtattttttgggggctttttatgcctttaatggacagacaggacaggggatagagtcggaaatcagggagagagagtggggaacgacatgcgggacaagccacaggtgggatgtgaacccgggccgcccgcttgagacaacagcctccatacatggggtgcgcgcactaaccactgcgccaccagcgccccatgaatttataactttatacaatgttttatttatttatttatttatttattgatattctgtctctgtttgttaaaataaaggtaccATAAAAATTATAGACCGCTCACTTCTTTGTAATTggtcaaacttacaaaatcagcagggaatcaaataattatttcctccaCTGCCATGGGGTAATTCACATTACCAGGGGcccgtttcagaaagaaggttcaactAACTCTCACCTGACCCTGAGCTCTGAGTAAATTTaccctcaggtgggaaactctgagttttgggttccagatcagctgattCAAGTTTGTTAAATCAACTCCGCGATGATAAACAGCCATCAATAAtggagccatggcaacaggtgacaaaaaaagagatcctTGTACTTTAATCCTCTCGAAATATAGTTTACATATTCATGTGGATATGCGAGGAAAAtggaacagattttaaaaaggaaaaaaaaaggaacatttctgcagcggcaaaggagagaaaagtggtGTGTGggagaaaactgctgctcgcGTCAGCACGTCATGTTGGCGAGTCTATTCCGGTGGGATGGttttaaacctaaaataaatcatttagatcaatcaattcaatcaatcaatttttatttgtatagcatcaactcataacaagtgttatctcgagacactttacaaaaagcaggtaaaagaccttacttattgctatattacaaagatccggcctatccatcatgagcactttagcaaagcagcaaaagttacagtggtaagaaaaaactgccttattaaaaaggcagaaatcttcggctggatccccggcttGGAAAgagatagggggagagatgggatacgatgcaggaagagggatagggcgcaagggggtgggggggaggcaagccatccatcaacaatccggtggggaggggaggggggggggggtttgcaggccgtcaaccaacgatctagcctaagagagctcgagagctcccaggaaagtaggtggttagtgactgagatttacagatagatacatgcaagATGGAAGGGCTAGATGCAATCCATTAGGAGAAAAGGGACTAAAGCAGCTCAAAGTGAAACATTATAACAAACTCGGATCATGGTGGTAGCTTACCTTATTTAAATCATATTTGATATATTAAACACAGTCAACTTATTTTCAGTGTCTATTAGTCAGCTCTAATTATTACTGTAGTCATTTGTAGTTTTCACATTCCTCAtccgtctgttttttttttgcttccagTGAAACGGGGAGCCCTTCCAGACTGAAGAAAGCCTTAGTGGAACACGTTCTGTGCAGCCCCAAAGAGCTGCTGAAGCTGAGTGTGCCCTCGCTGGTGTACGCCGTTCAGAACAACATGGCCTTTCTAGCCTTGAGTAACCTTGATGCAGCAGTTTATCAGGTGTGGACTGAATCCTGTTTGCTTAGTAGTTGTTTAAGGTAACTTAcagtgcatgtgtctgtgtcaaTATGTTGGCAGGGTGTGGAGCTTTGATGAACCTGTTGAGTCTGTGCTGCACCCACACTATGGATTGAAAATCTCAGCAAAGTGTCACATTTGAAAAGCCAGGACTAGAGATTGCTTGTGTTCCTCAttgttcaaaaacatttcaggcaTTCTCCCGACTAGTTGTGCacttacagacacacagtgtTAGGAGGCAGATGCTTTAGCTTGCAGATGTAGGAACATTGACTCCTGAGAAGTTTGAAGTTCaatattcatttttgttgtcATAACATCTGCAGTATGTGTTAAACTGAATCAGTGTGATGCAGAACACGTTAGCTCAGGTTCACTATaatctggattaaaaaaaaataataataacctgTGTTTGTCCGTGTAGGTGACCTATCAGCTGAAGATCCCGTGCACAGCGTTGTGTACAGTCCTCATGCTGAACCGCTCTCTCAGCCGGCTGCAGTGGTTCTCTGTCTTCATGCTCTGCGGGGGCGTGACGCTCGTTCAGTGGAAGCCCGCAGAGGCTACTAAAGTCCAGGTGGGTGTGGTTCAAGTTTAAAGAAACCCGgtcactgtaaataataatcCTTGTCCTGTAACTGACACTATTATAGATTTGGCTTTTTATTACCCATGATGCCTTCACAGTCATTCATCGTGttccatttcttttcttttctgtctttacaGATTGAACAAAATCCTTTTGTTGGCTTTGTGGCCATCGCTATTGCTGTGCTTTGCTCTGGATTTGCAGGTAAACTCGCCTCAATCTGTGTAAAAGAGTAGGAGTGAGCTATCACTGATTTATTTATCGACACGATGCAGTAACCTTTGATTAACTTAACAAACACTGTGCAACAGGCAGAAACAAAATGCACAAGTCATGTCAAAACACATTCAGACTTTAGGTGATACAAATCACAATAAATATCAGATAAAAGACAATGCATGATATACAGCTGTTGTGCAGATCACAGTGTAACTGAAGTCAAGATAATGGCGCCAGCTGTTTCCCCACCACGAGTCGAACGCTCATTTTAGGCATCGCCTTTCTCATGGAGTCATCTGACTTTTAATCACGTGTTTAACGTGTTAAAAACAGTGTTGTGCGTACTCTCTGATTGCAGGTGTTTACTTTGAGAAGGTGCTGAAGAGTTCCGACACGTCTCTGTGGGTGAGAAACATCCAGATGTACCTGTCCGGCATCGTGGTCACCCTGATCGGCGTTTTTGTCAACGATGGAGATAACATCTTGGAGAAAGGCTTCTTCTTCGGTTACACTCCCTGGGTGTGCTTTGTCGTTTGTGAGTACGACTCAACAGGAGGATGCTGCGactgtgttcctttttttgctTTCGCTTTTCTTTTCCGTGTTAACGACGttaactgtttgtgtttccagtCCTGGCCAGCGTGGGTGGTCTGTACACGTCGGTGGTGGTGAAGTACACGGACAACATCATGAAAGGATTCTCTGCCGCCGCCGCCATACTCCTCTCAACCGTGGCGTCGGTGCTCCTGTTTGGACTACAGATAAGTACGTTAGCTTCTCGCAGTCGGTGCACTGATTTTTACATTTCGTGTTAGTTTCCTGGGCTCGGCGGTgaagtggttagcgctgttgccgaTGCGATGGTTCGAGTCCTCGTCGGACAGGGTCTCTCCGGGTGgagaatgtgagtgtggctggttgttt
The Labrus bergylta chromosome 15, fLabBer1.1, whole genome shotgun sequence DNA segment above includes these coding regions:
- the slc35a1 gene encoding CMP-sialic acid transporter; protein product: MGVENVSVVFKLYCLTVMTLVAATYTVALRYTRTISAGDLYFSTTAVCITEVIKLILSLGMLSNETGSPSRLKKALVEHVLCSPKELLKLSVPSLVYAVQNNMAFLALSNLDAAVYQVTYQLKIPCTALCTVLMLNRSLSRLQWFSVFMLCGGVTLVQWKPAEATKVQIEQNPFVGFVAIAIAVLCSGFAGVYFEKVLKSSDTSLWVRNIQMYLSGIVVTLIGVFVNDGDNILEKGFFFGYTPWVCFVVFLASVGGLYTSVVVKYTDNIMKGFSAAAAILLSTVASVLLFGLQITISFASGSFLVCISIYLYGLPKQDTSKVKNVDHTDPESKQKLISV